A region of the Stigmatopora nigra isolate UIUO_SnigA chromosome 10, RoL_Snig_1.1, whole genome shotgun sequence genome:
ATTCTTAGTTTATTGAACTTGTCATGCTTTGGAACAGCTGCTTTTTCACTCTGACTAACATGGCTGTTTAAAGCACTTCTTTGCCATCTTTATCTTAAAATCAGGCTTAATGCATGTGACAAAGAGTTTTCCCCACCAGCTATTTGAAACTGcgtcagaaaaaataaaatccgcCTCGTGAAGTTCTTATTCTTTTTCAGCTATGATGCAAGTGGCAACGTTTTGAATATCTTAAGAACTGAATGGTGAATATGCAATATTAGCGTTGGGTGTCATTTTAGGGAGGAATCTTTTTGCATGTGATTTCATGTGTATCTTTTATCtgggtttttttgtacttttgttcGTATTGTTTGAGTAGATAAAAGTAGGGAGTGAGGAAAACAAATCTTAAATAGATTTTATAATAGATTCATAGTAAAAGTATAATGTGAGGAAAGGAAATGAGGGccaacttcaaaataaaagtccgctttaacgtcaacttgatttcatgtgggctggattattttagatataatatttagatttttttttcataattggattaatagaactggattaaaatccctgaatattctgtttttttatagatttaaaacaatgtttattttatttaattttttttatatatttttagattttacaaaatgaattttgaactaaaaacacagaaaatatgattaaaaaatgacaattattgatttaaaagggggaaaattggtAAATTAGTAGGACAGTattccctcaattatcacgacttcacttattgcgatttttttctgctattaataagttttttatataaagtaaaaaaaatgaaaatccatgctaaaaCTCGTAAACAGAAGCCAGTCTTTCTACTTAGTCATTataagggtgaccctacttagtgtttttttttcaattttcatggCCATGTTTActccacattaaccgcgatactcgagggattactgaaCATATAAAGTCAAAGCAAATCCCCTTTCACACTGTGTCTCGACTTTAGGAAGAGAGCTAGCTAGAACAGGAGATATTGTTGAATGATTTCGGGGTGCTCACTGAAGCATTTACTGCTTTCTTTCTTGTCTTCTTTCCCTGATCCCAGTCAGCTTATCCTgttttgagtgtgtgtttgtgtgtgtgtgtgtgtgtatgtgtttgtgtgataACCGTATTAATACGTGTTGTCTTTCTCTCCCACCCCGCAACCGTTTTTTATGCTCTTTCTAACTCTCTTTGGAAACCCAAGGAGCTGGTAAGAGCCTAACTTaccctccatccatccatctatccaaaATCCATCCCTCCCTGCATCTGTGTAACCTGGTTAAAATCATGCTTGTCTCTTTCCGTGGTGTTTTGAtccaaaatcttccaattcatcGTAATTTTCAAGccgtttaaacatttttttggttcttcAACGCATCCGTACTTGGTGTTCCATAACGTCATGATGAGTTTTAGTGCTGCAATCCTTTTTAATCTCAGTGAAATCACCAAAGAAATTTCGCCAAGAACTAATCTGCATTGTTGtaattttgtcattcattttttttctttttcaatcattttaatttctaaGAAAATCTATATACAGGGATATTGTTGggtgatggtgtttttttttaatgtcctaAATACAGAGGGTCCTTTATTTGCCtatgaaggatttttttcctaTAATGACAATGTCACCTGAATTTACACTTTAGGTtattagattggattggataatttaatcatcctgtattcgggaaattttgttgtcacagtagcaagagggtgagaatacagacacagcaaaacacattttagacataaatagataggtaataaatacttacatgaataaatatataaataaataagtgtgttgctgaaatatgtgtatatatacatatatacacttatatacatatatatacacatatgcatatatatacatatatatacacatatgcatatatatatacatatatatatatatatatatatatatatatatatatatatatatatatatatatatatatatatatatatatatatatatatatatatatatatacacatatatatatatatatatatatatatatatatacatatatatacatatatatacacacatacatgtatatacacatatatacatatatatacacacatacatatatatacacatatatacatatatatacacatatacatatatatacacatatatacatatatatacacacatatatacatatatacacatatatacatatatacacatatatacacacatatacatatatatacacatatacatatatacacacatatatacatatatatacacatacacgtacacatacacatatatatcgatatagtatatatttctgcaacacgcttatttatttatatattttatatttgtgaAATTTCATGCAGAAGGTGTCATAATTTGGACTTCAATATTGAATATCAAATAGTCAACAATAAGCAGAGAAACCATCTTACTCAAGGTTTCCTACCTCCAAAATTTCATCAATCATGACCTGGGTAAACTGAGGACCCTCTGCGTACTTTTCTATTCCGTATAGACACACAACTGACTTTGATTTGTCCTCCCGATAACAGGAAGAGTTGTGCAGCGATAGCGTGGAGAGAATCGTGGTCAACCCTAATGCCGCTTACGACAAGTTCAAGGACAAACATATCAACACTAAAGGACTGGGTAATCCTCACCATGATTAATTTACCCAAAAAACCTCCACTACCTACTTTAACTTTTGACTAAAGCTTCCACTTCCCTACTTCACTTTATCTCGTCATCATTATCCTTTTACGCAGACTTCTCAGACAGAATCAGCAGAAGCCGAAGAGTGGGTTACGAATCTGGCGAATTTGAAATTGTGAGTACTGTGTGTTCTGGGATGTCTTGTTCTTTCACGTTTGGGGATAATTCCATAATAATTGCTCGACCCTGACTGCCGTTTCCatgaaaaatagaaatgttCATTGTGTTCTTGCCTTTTTTCGTTGCAGCTGGGAGAAGGATGCGGCATTAAGGAGACGCCCCAACAGAAATACCAACGTTTGGTGAATGAGATCCAGGAACTCTGTCAGGAGGTGGACACCATCCAGGTAACCTGTTTTGAATCATAATGAACATCTTGTTAGACAAGTGACTGGTCATTTAAAGTCATGCAGCACCggatattataaatatttaccgtattttctcgcatttgttgctaaaaaaaattgactgaatcgagggtacggcttatatgcgcataaattagacttgacttgCACAAAACTGCATTGTGATAAAGACGAAACGTCATAACGCAAGATAATGTAGTCGATATGGTCGTTTATttcaaaagagaaagaaaaattggTACGTTTCCtgattgtactgctcacatgacttcctttttgaatttgtctgtgAAGGCCACGCCCTTTccgaatgtgcaatccagcaatcgaattataaagtatctcagaaatactacatacgatgatttttattaagattttcccttcaaagtaacacatttgtactccctattaaaaccatgaatatggaattgaaaattatgaatcaaggtgcggcttatatgagagaaattttaaaattcaacgattttaaggcaattttaagggtgtggcttatacgctggtgcggcttatatgtgagtaaatacactAAGCATATTTTAGAGGAGAAAActatgaatcagggggcggcttatacgcgagaaattgtaaaattcaacgattttaaggccattttaagggtacggcttatacgtggatgcgacttatatgcgagaaaaacgGTAATATTAAAATCTGTTGCATGAGAAGAACAcgatttaatttttaatatcaCATATTGATTCATGTGTTGTCAGGCCATCACCAAAGAAAGCAACGCCGAGGAGCGCCTGACCCCGGTGGTACTTGCCCAACAGGCGGCCAACCTCAAGCAACAACTAGTTTCTAATCACCTGGATTCGCTACTGGGACCGCAGGCGCATATCAATCTGGCAGATCCGGATGGAGCGCTGACCAGGTGAGCCGTGAACGCCATTGTGAACCCGCCGACCATCTGGTAACCATTGGAGTGTGTTTTTTTACTCAGGCGCTTGCTCACACAACTGGAGACAGCCAAGGGGAGTCGCACCTGCTCGGCTGGGGACGCCAAGGCGCCGGCGAAGGGTCCGGATGGGGTGGTCCTCTACGAGCTTCACAGCAGACCTGAGCAGGAGAAGTTTAATGATTCTGCTAAGGTACTAGTGTGCTATTACAGGCTAAATGAGGTGATGGATACCGTCCTTTACTGGCTAATGCCTAatttttgtgtcaaagtggtggctcggggccaaatctggcccgccgcatcattttgtgtggtccgggaaagtaaatcatgagtgctgactttgttttaggatcaaattaaaattaagagtataaatgtatattaaatttcctgatttttccacttttaaatcaataattgtcattttttatttttttctgtgattttagttcaaaaataattttgtaaaatctaaaaatagatttaaaaaaactaaaataaacattgttttagatctgcaaaaaacggaatattcagggcttttaatccagttattttaatccatttattaaaaaaaagatgttatcATTTTGGAGGCGAAAGTAACTGGACTCTATATTGAAGTGCActtccttttttcccctgtaGATGGCAGAATTGGAGAAGCGCTTAGTGGACCTGGAAATGGCTGTTGGCTCAACATCAGACAAGCAGGTCTTGCTGCTCATTCTTTGTctaaaactgttattatacTGCCTTTTTTTCTATGGAAACACAAGTTTAACCCACTTTCTTGGCGTTTCAGGGTCCTCTGAGTGCCGGCATGCAAGGAGTCAGTCTGACGGTGAGTCGTCGTCCCCTTTACGTTGTCGTCGCCTTCCTCTGTCGACAGAGGAGGGAGGTCACACTTTAGAGATGACATCACTTGATGTAGCAAAGTTGACTAAAAATGGCCACACTTAACTGGGGTCATATTTTCTACTTCAGGATACTTTGGAGCTTCTCCAGGCTAGGGTCAGTGCGCTGGACTCGGCAACTTTGGATCAAGTGGAGGCCAGGCTGCAGGTATCATTGACAATATATCATTAGAATGATGTagcaaaaatacattgttttttatgtACGGTTTATAATTAGGTGTACACAAGATATTTTATCAACTTATTCCACTACTACATGTGGCTTATAACCCCGGAAGTCTAATGTTAACGTCAAcgtgatttcatgtgggccggaccatttttaaatataatatttagatttttttatttataaatggattaaaagaactggattaaaagctctgaatattcttttttttagagatctaaaacaatgtttattttagcttttttatatatattttttagattttacaaaattatttttgaactaaaaacacagaaaaaaatgattaaaaaatgacaattattgatataaaagggggaaaatcaggaaatttaatatacatctatactctttattttaatttgatcctaaaacagaaagtcggcactcatgatttactttcccgggccatatttggcccgcgggccaccactttgacacctgtggtctacAGAGTTGTttgaaagatttaaaaaaatatatttaaaatgaaataggtGATTAAATTTTGGGGTCATAAAGTCAAAAGTGACAGAAATATTGGTATTCTTTTGAATTTAAGTCTTTTAGAAtcaaatgttaattaaaaacttatatcataaaattaaaatcatgaaCTTAGAAATCCACTATAATAATGACATACCATGTACAACATTTACTTCTATGACTTGATTCCTTTTAGAGCGTTCTGGGAAAGATGAACGAGATCGCCAAACACAAAACGGCAATCGAGGACGCCGACACGCAAAGCAAGGTCGGTCGGGCAATTTTGATATTACTCACGTTCTCCTTTGGGATTTGCTATTTTAATTAAGCACCCATATGTTGTTTCTAGCTGTCACAGCTGTATGACACGGTGAAGAAGTGGGAGGCCATGTCCTCCTCTGTCCCCCAGGTGGTCCAGAGGTTGACCACGGTTAAGGAGATGCACGAGCAAGGTACGCATAACATGGCTAACGTGCTTTTTcctattcatttcaatgggggAAAATGAGTGAAGGTGCATGTTTGGGGTATTAGAATATttgcatatacatttttttaaatgggttgGACATTTATCATGGTATAAGGATGGCTAGTAAGTTATGgattaaaaatatagatatattaataaaatatttatcttacaGCTATGCAGTTTGGCCAACTGCTCACTCACCTGGACACCACTCAGCAGATGATCAATAATTCTCTGAAGGACAACAACACCTTGCTGACActggtaaaataataataataattattattattatgatgataatgatgataataatgataataattagaataatgataataatgacaataatgctAATGACGATAATgacgataatgataataatgataataatgataataatgataatactgAAAGTACTGAAAGTACTGAAAGTACTGATAATACTGATAATACTGATAACACTGATAATACTGATATcactgataatgatgataataataatacatgataataatgatactaataataatgataatactaataataatgataatactgATAATAAAGATAATGATAAtactgataatgatgatgatgataataataaatgataataatgataatactaataataatgataatactaataataatgataatactaataataatgataatactgATAATAAAGATAATGATAATACTGATCGTAATGATAATACTGAAAGcactgataataataatactaataataatgatgataatactaataataatgatattactgataataaagataataatgataataatgatagtaatgaTAATACTGAAAGcactgataataataatactgataataaaataaaatgttttaaaatgttttttaaaacaaatttaaatttaaaaaatattcccatttaaaatgtcaGTCAGACCTTAAAACATATCTGAAACATTGATATTTAAACTGCAttaacatttttctcattttaatatttgttgttttacattaaaacaagCTTAGTTTGATTATTAATGatgcgtaaaaaaaaaacacaaagattgGCATg
Encoded here:
- the dctn2 gene encoding dynactin subunit 2; translation: MADPKYANLPGIAFNEPDVYETGDLPEDDQAQFESEELCSDSVERIVVNPNAAYDKFKDKHINTKGLDFSDRISRSRRVGYESGEFEILGEGCGIKETPQQKYQRLVNEIQELCQEVDTIQAITKESNAEERLTPVVLAQQAANLKQQLVSNHLDSLLGPQAHINLADPDGALTRRLLTQLETAKGSRTCSAGDAKAPAKGPDGVVLYELHSRPEQEKFNDSAKMAELEKRLVDLEMAVGSTSDKQGPLSAGMQGVSLTDTLELLQARVSALDSATLDQVEARLQSVLGKMNEIAKHKTAIEDADTQSKLSQLYDTVKKWEAMSSSVPQVVQRLTTVKEMHEQAMQFGQLLTHLDTTQQMINNSLKDNNTLLTLVQQTMKENLGTIEENFAALDQRMKKVSK